One window from the genome of Candidatus Omnitrophota bacterium encodes:
- a CDS encoding zinc-ribbon domain-containing protein: MSEHICPNCKEPNHDDDALLCIYCGESLRRESGIIGRMKYTHHKSIFVTAIILIVLAFCVLMLR, translated from the coding sequence ATGTCCGAACATATATGCCCCAATTGTAAAGAGCCCAATCATGACGATGATGCCCTCTTATGCATTTATTGCGGCGAATCCCTTCGCCGCGAATCAGGCATAATCGGCAGGATGAAATACACTCACCACAAGAGCATCTTCGTTACAGCCATAATCCTCATAGTCCTCGCCTTTTGTGTGTTAATGCTTCGATAA